Proteins from a genomic interval of Hornefia porci:
- the hisA gene encoding 1-(5-phosphoribosyl)-5-[(5-phosphoribosylamino)methylideneamino]imidazole-4-carboxamide isomerase has translation MMKIFPAIDLKDGHVVRLLKGDYSKMTVYGEDPLEVARGFQDAGAEFLHVVDLDGAKDGNTPNFAAVSEIIEGTDLKVEIGGGIRNEQIVVEYASIGALRVIIGTMAIRDPEFTARMIRRHGKNVAVGVDIAGDRVAINGWTQVTETTVDQMFETLIDDGVHTVICTDISRDGAMEGTNMDLYRHLVKEYGGYADIIASGGISSEDELEQLAEIGVDGVIIGKALYTGAIDLAGAVERYSE, from the coding sequence ATGATGAAGATTTTTCCGGCAATTGATCTGAAAGACGGACATGTGGTACGTCTGCTCAAGGGAGATTACAGCAAGATGACGGTATACGGGGAAGACCCGCTGGAGGTGGCACGCGGTTTTCAGGATGCCGGGGCGGAGTTTCTCCATGTCGTGGATCTCGACGGCGCGAAGGACGGAAACACGCCGAATTTCGCTGCGGTCAGTGAAATCATCGAGGGAACGGATCTGAAGGTCGAGATCGGCGGAGGGATCCGGAACGAGCAGATCGTGGTGGAGTACGCGTCCATCGGCGCGCTGCGTGTCATTATCGGAACCATGGCGATCCGGGATCCGGAGTTTACGGCTAGGATGATCCGCAGACACGGGAAAAACGTGGCGGTCGGCGTGGATATCGCCGGCGACAGGGTGGCGATTAACGGCTGGACGCAGGTGACTGAGACGACAGTGGATCAGATGTTTGAGACGCTCATCGATGACGGAGTGCATACGGTCATATGCACGGACATCTCCAGAGACGGCGCCATGGAAGGCACGAACATGGATTTGTACCGCCATCTGGTAAAGGAATACGGCGGATACGCTGACATCATCGCGTCGGGCGGAATCTCCTCGGAGGACGAGCTGGAGCAGCTGGCGGAAATCGGCGTGGACGGCGTGATCATCGGAAAGGCGCTCTACACCGGAGCCATCGACCTTGCCGGAGCGGTAGAACGATACAGTGAATAG
- the hisH gene encoding imidazole glycerol phosphate synthase subunit HisH yields MIAIVDYGVGNIFSLYSSFRHIGADARLSSDPGEIRRADKIVLPGVGAFGDAAQKLRDSGLADVVSEEAEKGKPLLGICLGMQLLFEKSFEYGEHKGLGLIPGRVVSMEPVVPEGYKVPHIGWNALHFPKDRPKSPIFRNIREGDFVYFVHTYYGTDCGESVIATTEYGPELTAAVAAGSVYGLQFHPEKSGETGMKILKAFCDMEG; encoded by the coding sequence ATGATTGCAATAGTTGATTACGGAGTAGGAAATATATTTTCTCTTTACAGCTCGTTCCGGCATATCGGAGCGGACGCACGGCTCAGCTCGGATCCCGGAGAGATCCGGCGGGCGGACAAGATTGTCCTGCCCGGCGTGGGTGCATTCGGAGACGCCGCGCAGAAGCTGCGGGACAGCGGCCTTGCAGATGTGGTTTCAGAGGAGGCGGAGAAGGGGAAACCGCTTCTGGGAATCTGCCTGGGTATGCAGCTGCTCTTTGAGAAAAGCTTTGAATACGGAGAACACAAAGGACTGGGGCTGATTCCCGGCCGTGTGGTCTCGATGGAGCCTGTGGTGCCGGAAGGCTATAAGGTTCCGCATATCGGGTGGAACGCCCTTCACTTTCCGAAGGACAGACCGAAGAGCCCGATTTTCCGGAACATCCGGGAGGGCGACTTTGTTTACTTTGTGCATACCTACTACGGCACAGACTGCGGCGAATCGGTGATCGCCACCACCGAGTACGGACCGGAGCTTACCGCGGCAGTGGCCGCAGGCAGCGTTTACGGACTGCAGTTTCACCCGGAGAAAAGCGGGGAGACCGGCATGAAGATATTGAAAGCATTTTGTGACATGGAGGGATAA
- the tig gene encoding trigger factor, whose product MTKRKKIIIGCSAAVAVIAVIILLMVFVFDTFGLFTSEYKLNYDKYVKVGNYKGLTYDKIKVSVTDKEVKAQIKSNVSAKATTKSVKTGTVKDGDTINISYVGKVNGKTFSGGSAENSNITIGQTSMIDGFTDGLIGKKVGSKVTLNLRFPKNYSANTKLSNKKVVFTVTINSKQVTTTPKYNLAFVKKYTSYKTLKAYEASVKKELLATKKSEKENEVKNTLWNQVVAASKVKKYPQKQLQYEQDQVIARYKKMAKSYNLSWSKFLKTYMKTDSKSFNKQAKSYAKSVVKQKLVMHSIAKKEGLKVTNKEYKNYLSKLLKEAGFTEESFKSQYGQSIEEYGKENDYKTNLLLQKVLNKVMKYGKEKSK is encoded by the coding sequence ATGACAAAAAGAAAGAAGATTATCATTGGATGTTCGGCGGCGGTTGCGGTCATTGCGGTGATCATCCTGTTGATGGTGTTTGTATTCGATACGTTCGGCCTGTTTACTTCCGAATACAAGCTGAACTATGACAAATATGTCAAGGTCGGCAATTATAAAGGGCTGACCTACGACAAGATTAAGGTTTCCGTAACCGATAAAGAGGTGAAGGCGCAGATCAAGAGCAACGTCTCGGCCAAGGCGACCACCAAATCCGTGAAAACCGGAACCGTCAAGGACGGAGACACCATCAACATATCCTATGTCGGAAAAGTGAACGGCAAGACCTTCAGCGGCGGAAGCGCGGAAAACAGCAATATCACCATCGGCCAGACCTCCATGATCGACGGCTTCACAGACGGACTGATCGGGAAGAAGGTGGGAAGCAAGGTAACGCTGAATCTGCGGTTCCCCAAGAACTATTCCGCCAACACCAAGCTGTCCAACAAGAAGGTCGTTTTCACCGTGACGATTAATTCCAAACAGGTCACGACGACGCCGAAATACAATCTTGCCTTTGTCAAGAAATACACGAGCTACAAGACACTGAAAGCATATGAGGCTTCCGTGAAGAAGGAGCTGCTGGCGACAAAGAAGTCTGAGAAGGAGAACGAAGTCAAGAATACTCTCTGGAATCAGGTTGTCGCCGCCTCCAAGGTGAAGAAATATCCGCAGAAGCAGCTTCAGTACGAGCAGGATCAGGTCATCGCCCGCTACAAGAAGATGGCCAAGAGCTATAACCTGTCCTGGTCCAAGTTCCTGAAGACCTACATGAAGACCGATTCCAAGAGCTTCAACAAGCAGGCGAAATCCTATGCGAAGAGCGTTGTGAAGCAGAAGCTGGTCATGCACTCCATCGCCAAGAAGGAGGGTCTGAAGGTCACGAACAAGGAATATAAGAACTACCTGTCCAAGCTTCTGAAAGAGGCGGGCTTTACCGAGGAGAGCTTTAAGAGCCAGTACGGTCAGTCCATCGAAGAGTACGGAAAGGAAAACGATTACAAGACCAATCTGCTGCTGCAGAAGGTTCTGAACAAGGTCATGAAATACGGAAAAGAGAAATCCAAATAG
- a CDS encoding CDP-glycerol glycerophosphotransferase family protein — translation MRLRGIRRKVRKICRSVRAARYSEKDIRLIDITQKAAEINKILAETEAPFVGFTDPHADFGEDYFLKLLRELVMDVEADSAVGRLYDHKGNPVPCSGDLKKECVRLDAETRFTFVNLHLCGAVCRTEVIRKAGLRFDEKLNYCRDELFAVQFAEQAPVSVRLNHCTYKTSLILDESSDMTPQSQNIDWYFDSAVKLMDRMKRDGKLSEIAQFALLFLLIQRFRSNQGQKIKMVFDTPERCVEYLEQAGEVMRNISDEVLCIRTRATKWERYKKIYLAQLRNPDEPLQFDIRRDREDARLYLRGSDAKSALCRLPDIRLSVVIFHYGADSSGRTGLDIIFQVMHCYPSDSFEVYFVREDDEGEEKYKAELLTELAGTVTFFDRDAARRDAYHVFVPVTGGRRMSVRGEMHFGEYIYPKRISFSDVWQNKLSSNLEGSYWYTDSMLIDCTGGIIRVRPASEEDRQTAEKKYLEALEKRLDSMKEGTRERKQLQKALRWRKLYWETFEEYKDRRIWTYNDKAFKAGDNAEYALRYAAGQSDGIEKLFYIEKSVDGERLRKQGYAVMRPGTDEAALAALHAEVIYMTHVPPYRKLGIADDMLRYLKDLMNPKIIRLYHGFPITRSASYAQMANDAAAVAVGSAYEKALYTNEENCFRPEQVIESGMPRYDDLIDDSRKQILFAPTWRPSLCIGIGKDGKPRYNRDYRSSAYFRLYEQVLRDERLLDTAEKNGYKIKFFLHPKMSAQAVDHESDETVQSLSCTVDIDYVTIMRRSDLMVTDYSSVQYDFAYMRKPVVYYHDPALPYWRITNFDYERIGFGEICRSAEQLVTVLCDYMEHGCVLKPVYEKRIEDFFLHDDHLAAKRLYEATRALTDKV, via the coding sequence ATGCGTCTGAGAGGTATCAGGAGAAAAGTGAGAAAGATCTGCCGTTCGGTGAGAGCGGCCCGGTATTCGGAGAAGGATATCCGTCTGATTGACATCACACAGAAAGCTGCCGAGATTAATAAAATCCTTGCGGAGACAGAGGCACCGTTTGTCGGATTCACAGATCCGCATGCGGATTTCGGGGAGGATTATTTTCTGAAACTTCTCAGAGAGCTTGTGATGGACGTAGAAGCGGATTCTGCAGTTGGACGCCTTTACGACCACAAAGGGAACCCGGTTCCCTGTTCCGGAGACCTGAAGAAGGAATGTGTGCGGCTGGATGCGGAAACCAGGTTCACCTTTGTGAACCTGCACCTCTGCGGGGCGGTCTGCCGGACGGAGGTGATCCGGAAGGCGGGTCTACGCTTCGATGAAAAACTGAATTACTGCAGGGATGAGCTGTTTGCGGTACAGTTTGCCGAGCAGGCTCCTGTTTCCGTGCGCCTCAATCACTGCACATATAAAACCAGTCTTATTCTGGACGAGTCATCGGACATGACTCCGCAGAGCCAGAATATCGACTGGTATTTTGATTCTGCTGTAAAACTGATGGACAGGATGAAGAGAGACGGAAAACTTTCGGAAATCGCTCAGTTTGCTCTGCTTTTTCTTCTCATACAGAGATTCCGTTCTAATCAGGGGCAGAAAATTAAAATGGTCTTTGATACGCCGGAGCGCTGCGTCGAATATCTGGAACAGGCCGGAGAGGTCATGAGAAATATCAGTGATGAGGTCCTCTGCATACGGACCAGAGCGACAAAATGGGAGCGGTATAAGAAAATTTATCTGGCGCAGCTGAGGAATCCGGATGAGCCCCTGCAATTCGACATCCGCAGAGATCGTGAAGACGCGCGGCTGTATCTCAGAGGCTCTGATGCGAAATCCGCACTCTGCAGACTTCCAGATATTCGTCTTTCTGTCGTTATCTTCCATTATGGAGCGGATTCGTCAGGCCGGACGGGTCTGGATATCATATTCCAGGTCATGCATTGCTATCCGTCAGATTCGTTTGAAGTTTATTTTGTACGCGAGGATGATGAAGGAGAAGAGAAATATAAGGCGGAGCTTCTGACGGAACTGGCGGGAACGGTGACCTTCTTCGACCGGGACGCGGCGAGAAGAGACGCCTACCATGTGTTTGTTCCGGTGACAGGGGGAAGGCGCATGTCCGTTCGCGGAGAGATGCATTTCGGGGAATATATTTATCCGAAACGAATCAGTTTTTCCGATGTCTGGCAGAACAAGCTGAGCAGCAACCTGGAGGGCAGCTACTGGTATACGGATTCCATGCTGATCGACTGCACAGGCGGCATAATCCGGGTTCGACCGGCTTCAGAGGAAGATCGGCAGACTGCCGAGAAAAAATATCTTGAGGCACTCGAAAAACGCCTTGATTCCATGAAGGAGGGCACTCGGGAGAGAAAGCAGCTGCAGAAGGCGCTGCGGTGGCGAAAACTGTACTGGGAAACTTTTGAGGAATACAAAGACAGAAGGATCTGGACCTATAACGACAAGGCGTTCAAAGCCGGAGACAACGCCGAATACGCGCTGCGATACGCGGCCGGACAGAGTGACGGCATCGAAAAGCTGTTCTACATTGAGAAAAGCGTGGACGGTGAGAGACTCCGAAAGCAGGGATATGCTGTAATGCGGCCCGGTACAGATGAGGCTGCGCTCGCAGCCCTGCACGCGGAGGTCATTTATATGACCCATGTTCCGCCGTATCGAAAGCTTGGCATTGCGGATGATATGCTGAGGTATCTGAAGGATCTTATGAATCCGAAAATCATCCGGCTCTATCACGGATTCCCGATTACCAGAAGCGCATCCTATGCGCAGATGGCAAATGACGCGGCCGCTGTGGCTGTGGGATCCGCATACGAGAAAGCCCTTTACACGAATGAAGAAAACTGTTTCCGACCGGAGCAGGTCATTGAGTCCGGAATGCCGCGATACGACGATCTGATTGATGACAGCAGAAAACAGATTCTGTTTGCTCCGACCTGGAGACCGTCGCTGTGCATCGGTATAGGGAAAGACGGAAAACCGCGGTATAACAGGGACTACCGGTCGTCTGCCTATTTCCGCCTGTATGAACAGGTGCTGCGCGATGAGAGGCTTCTTGATACGGCGGAGAAGAACGGATATAAGATAAAGTTCTTCCTGCATCCCAAGATGAGTGCGCAGGCCGTGGACCATGAGTCTGATGAAACAGTGCAGTCTCTGAGTTGCACTGTGGATATCGATTACGTGACGATTATGCGCCGGAGCGATCTGATGGTGACAGATTACAGCAGCGTTCAATACGATTTTGCGTATATGCGCAAACCGGTTGTCTACTATCACGACCCTGCGCTGCCTTACTGGCGTATAACAAATTTCGATTACGAAAGAATCGGCTTCGGCGAGATCTGCCGTTCCGCGGAGCAGCTTGTCACGGTGCTCTGCGACTATATGGAACACGGCTGTGTTCTGAAACCGGTATATGAAAAACGCATTGAGGATTTCTTCCTTCACGATGATCATCTGGCGGCGAAGCGGCTGTATGAAGCGACACGGGCGCTGACAGATAAAGTATGA
- the cmk gene encoding (d)CMP kinase: MSSSDSVIRIAIDGPSGAGKSTIAKAVAAKLGVEYVDTGAMYRAVGYKMKREGIDPGDGKRLEAALADTDIDFQNGVICLDGEDVSGRIRTPEISEAASVYSALPAVREKLVRAQREIGHRRSVVMDGRDIGTNVFPDAQFKFYLTADAEERARRRFLELQEKGGTETMEQVLEDIRQRDYNDTHRALNPLRKAEDAIEVDSTDMSPQEVIDAIYSRIKEGRS, encoded by the coding sequence ATGAGCAGCAGTGACAGTGTAATCAGAATCGCAATCGACGGACCCAGCGGAGCGGGGAAGAGCACCATAGCGAAGGCGGTGGCCGCGAAGCTGGGCGTTGAATATGTCGACACCGGAGCCATGTACCGCGCCGTGGGGTACAAAATGAAGCGGGAGGGAATTGATCCCGGAGACGGAAAGCGTCTGGAAGCCGCTCTGGCGGATACGGATATCGATTTTCAGAACGGCGTGATCTGTCTGGACGGAGAGGACGTCAGCGGCCGGATCCGGACTCCTGAAATTTCCGAAGCCGCTTCAGTTTATTCGGCGCTTCCCGCGGTGCGGGAGAAGCTGGTGAGAGCGCAGCGCGAAATCGGTCACCGACGCAGCGTCGTCATGGACGGTCGGGACATCGGGACCAACGTATTTCCCGACGCCCAGTTCAAATTCTACCTGACGGCGGATGCGGAGGAACGGGCCAGACGCCGGTTCCTCGAGCTTCAGGAAAAAGGCGGAACCGAAACGATGGAGCAGGTGCTGGAGGATATCCGGCAGAGAGATTACAACGACACCCACCGGGCGCTGAATCCGCTGCGGAAAGCGGAGGACGCCATCGAGGTGGATTCCACGGATATGAGTCCGCAGGAAGTGATCGACGCTATCTACAGCAGGATTAAAGAAGGGCGGAGCTGA
- the nrdR gene encoding transcriptional regulator NrdR yields MKCPFCENEDTKVIDSRPTEDGHAIRRRRGCEKCGRRFTTYEKVEESIIMIVKKDGRREAFDRGKVANGIIKACEKRPVSMAEIESITNNIERGLSNLMKKEVKSEFIGELVMDELKELDEVAYVRFASVYRQFTDVNTFIKEIEKLMGNRDSRDGASGDAAAGNPERAQENQNEQQ; encoded by the coding sequence ATGAAATGTCCGTTTTGTGAAAACGAGGATACCAAGGTAATCGATTCGAGACCGACTGAGGACGGCCACGCGATTCGCCGCCGCCGCGGCTGTGAAAAATGCGGGAGACGGTTCACCACCTATGAGAAGGTGGAGGAGTCCATCATCATGATTGTCAAGAAGGACGGCAGGCGCGAGGCCTTTGACCGCGGCAAGGTTGCAAACGGCATCATCAAGGCCTGTGAAAAGAGACCGGTCTCCATGGCGGAAATTGAGAGCATTACCAATAACATCGAGCGGGGGCTCAGCAACCTGATGAAGAAGGAAGTCAAGAGCGAATTCATCGGCGAGCTTGTGATGGACGAGCTGAAAGAGCTGGACGAGGTTGCCTACGTCCGGTTCGCGTCCGTGTACCGCCAGTTTACGGATGTCAATACATTTATTAAGGAAATTGAAAAACTGATGGGGAACAGGGATTCGCGCGACGGGGCGTCAGGAGACGCCGCCGCGGGAAATCCGGAAAGGGCGCAGGAAAACCAGAATGAGCAGCAGTGA
- the hisF gene encoding imidazole glycerol phosphate synthase subunit HisF, which produces MITKRIIPCLDVRDGRVVKGVNFEGLQDVSSPVELGRYYSENGADELVFYDITASAEGRRLFADILREVAATIFIPLTVGGGINTLEDFDRVLKCGADKVSVNSGAIRDPSLIGKAAKLYGNQCVVLSVDVKRVDGRFTVFAKGGRENTGMDALEWIRRGEADGAGEIVVNSIDTDGVKAGFDIEMLKAVEEIVSVPVIASGGAGGIQDFIDLFREIPDIDAGLAASIFHFGEVQIPELKRQLAEAGINVRR; this is translated from the coding sequence ATGATAACAAAGAGAATCATACCGTGCCTGGACGTGCGGGACGGGAGAGTCGTGAAGGGCGTCAATTTCGAGGGCCTTCAGGACGTCTCCTCCCCGGTGGAGCTGGGCAGATATTATAGTGAAAACGGCGCGGACGAGCTGGTGTTTTACGATATCACCGCTTCTGCGGAGGGGCGGAGGCTTTTCGCGGATATCCTGCGGGAGGTGGCCGCGACAATTTTTATTCCTCTGACGGTCGGCGGCGGAATCAATACGCTGGAGGATTTCGACAGAGTGCTGAAATGCGGGGCTGACAAGGTCTCGGTCAATTCCGGGGCGATCCGGGATCCGTCCCTGATCGGAAAGGCGGCGAAGCTTTACGGAAATCAGTGCGTGGTGCTCTCCGTGGATGTGAAACGGGTGGACGGCAGGTTCACCGTGTTCGCGAAGGGCGGCAGAGAGAATACCGGCATGGACGCCCTTGAATGGATACGCAGAGGCGAGGCTGACGGAGCCGGAGAGATTGTGGTCAACAGTATAGATACAGACGGCGTGAAGGCGGGCTTTGATATCGAGATGCTGAAGGCTGTGGAAGAGATTGTTTCCGTTCCGGTAATCGCTTCCGGAGGCGCCGGCGGCATTCAGGACTTTATTGATCTGTTCCGGGAGATTCCGGACATCGACGCGGGTCTTGCTGCCTCGATTTTTCACTTCGGCGAGGTGCAGATTCCGGAACTGAAGAGACAGCTGGCGGAAGCTGGGATTAATGTGAGGAGATAG
- the hisIE gene encoding bifunctional phosphoribosyl-AMP cyclohydrolase/phosphoribosyl-ATP diphosphatase HisIE, with amino-acid sequence MINIDELKFDDRGVIPAIVQDAATKRVLTLAYMNRESLEITLKEGKTCFWSRSRQELWRKGETSGNYQHVKSIIADCDRDALTVMVDKDGPACHLGTDSCFEYPLAGEVDPGCGEEPGKDDFSVYSLYKMLEGRKAEMPEGSYTSYLFEKGLDKILKKVGEESTEVIIAGKAEDKAETVYEIADLTYHVLVLMVELGISVEEIRKELAGRHIIDHKVKQEKMTK; translated from the coding sequence ATGATTAATATAGATGAACTTAAATTCGACGACCGGGGGGTGATTCCGGCAATTGTGCAGGACGCTGCGACAAAGAGAGTGCTGACACTGGCCTACATGAACAGGGAAAGCCTCGAAATCACGCTGAAGGAAGGGAAGACCTGCTTCTGGTCGAGGTCCCGGCAGGAACTGTGGAGAAAAGGTGAAACCTCCGGAAACTATCAGCATGTGAAGAGCATTATCGCGGACTGCGACCGGGATGCGCTGACAGTGATGGTGGACAAGGACGGACCTGCGTGCCATCTGGGAACCGACTCCTGCTTTGAATACCCTCTGGCGGGAGAGGTGGATCCGGGCTGCGGAGAGGAACCGGGGAAAGACGACTTCTCTGTATATTCGCTGTATAAAATGCTGGAGGGACGGAAGGCAGAGATGCCGGAGGGGTCCTACACCTCGTATCTTTTTGAGAAGGGGCTGGACAAGATCCTGAAAAAGGTCGGCGAGGAATCCACAGAGGTAATTATCGCCGGCAAGGCGGAGGATAAGGCGGAGACTGTTTACGAGATTGCGGATCTGACTTACCACGTGCTGGTTCTGATGGTGGAGCTGGGAATCAGCGTGGAGGAGATCCGGAAGGAGCTTGCGGGCCGCCATATCATCGACCACAAGGTGAAGCAGGAGAAGATGACGAAATGA
- the minD gene encoding septum site-determining protein MinD, whose amino-acid sequence MSKVYLVASGKGGTGKTMFSVNLGASYAQKGYRVVVIDMDMGLRNLDLYLGLENNVVFDVYDVVTGVCPIRQALVRDRRIDGLYMIGSSPERDKGDLTPLHIQVLCEKLKEQFDYIIIDSPSGIDDGLVLASAGADAAIIVTTPEYAALRDADAVDRELVRLGVKKRYLVLNKLIAEMMNSGYIPRLRVISSIMRAKLIGIIQFDMNINISTNLGQPIVLKKGTYIQQNFENICDRLIEEEGR is encoded by the coding sequence ATGAGCAAGGTGTATTTAGTAGCATCCGGAAAGGGCGGCACAGGAAAAACGATGTTTTCTGTGAACCTGGGTGCGTCTTATGCACAAAAGGGATATCGCGTCGTAGTGATCGATATGGATATGGGACTCCGGAACCTGGATCTGTATCTCGGGCTGGAGAACAATGTCGTGTTTGACGTCTACGACGTAGTGACGGGGGTCTGCCCGATCCGGCAGGCGCTGGTCCGGGACCGGCGCATCGACGGGCTGTACATGATCGGATCCTCCCCGGAAAGGGACAAGGGCGATCTTACTCCGCTGCATATACAGGTTCTCTGCGAAAAACTGAAGGAACAGTTCGACTATATCATCATCGATTCGCCGTCGGGCATCGACGACGGACTGGTGCTCGCCAGCGCCGGCGCGGATGCGGCGATCATCGTCACGACGCCGGAATACGCGGCGCTCCGGGACGCAGACGCGGTAGACCGGGAACTGGTCCGGCTGGGCGTGAAGAAGCGGTATCTCGTTCTGAACAAGCTGATTGCGGAAATGATGAACTCCGGTTACATTCCGCGGCTCCGGGTAATCAGCTCCATCATGCGGGCGAAGCTGATCGGGATAATCCAGTTCGACATGAACATCAACATATCGACCAACCTGGGGCAGCCGATTGTGCTGAAGAAAGGGACATATATTCAGCAGAATTTTGAAAACATCTGCGACAGGCTGATTGAGGAAGAGGGGAGATAA
- a CDS encoding histidinol-phosphatase, producing the protein MRILNADGRWNLHTHTKYCDGKDEPEALVRRAIELGFTKLGFSGHGYAPYDTDVCMSPEGTVQYRNEILGLKEKYRGQIRILLGIEKDFYGEPDDFPYDFVIGSVHYLRKNGVYMCVEDTPERLIRQTEELFDGDYRAVVEQYYDTAAQVVEKTGCDIVGHFDIVTKFNRGNRFFDEDSEWYRRTALRALREAARSRPVFEINTGAMARGYMDRPYPARFLLDEIDRLDCPVLLSSDCHSAAMLDYGFDALRRTPG; encoded by the coding sequence ATGAGAATCCTGAACGCGGACGGAAGGTGGAATCTCCATACGCACACAAAATACTGCGACGGAAAGGATGAGCCGGAAGCCCTGGTGCGCCGGGCGATTGAGCTGGGCTTTACGAAGCTCGGCTTCTCCGGACACGGCTACGCCCCGTATGACACGGACGTCTGCATGAGCCCGGAGGGGACGGTGCAGTATCGGAACGAGATCCTCGGGCTGAAGGAAAAATACAGAGGACAGATCCGGATCCTTCTCGGTATTGAGAAGGATTTTTACGGTGAACCGGACGATTTTCCCTACGATTTCGTCATCGGATCGGTGCATTATCTCAGGAAGAACGGCGTATACATGTGTGTGGAGGATACGCCGGAGCGGCTGATCCGTCAGACTGAGGAGCTCTTCGACGGGGATTACAGGGCGGTGGTGGAGCAGTATTATGACACGGCGGCGCAGGTGGTGGAGAAGACCGGCTGCGACATCGTCGGGCATTTTGATATTGTAACAAAGTTTAACCGGGGGAACCGTTTCTTCGACGAGGACAGTGAATGGTACAGGCGGACGGCGCTGCGCGCGCTCAGGGAAGCGGCCCGGAGCCGCCCGGTTTTTGAAATCAATACGGGGGCCATGGCCAGAGGATATATGGATCGTCCGTACCCTGCGCGGTTCCTGCTGGATGAAATCGACCGGCTGGACTGTCCGGTCCTGCTGTCCAGCGACTGTCACAGCGCGGCGATGCTGGATTACGGCTTCGATGCACTGCGCCGTACTCCGGGCTGA
- the radC gene encoding RadC family protein encodes MRIKSLPEEERPLEKLVGSGQKTLSNAELLALIIHTGMPGGSAIRLAEDVLSVCSRGLSDLGAIELEELTEIPGIGKGKAAAVLAAIELGKRIATSPGTRRLSASSADEVAGLFMETLRYEKKEHFKSVMVNSRGDVISIDDVSVGELSSAVVHPREVFRQAVRRSAAGLIFVHNHPSGDPTPSEEDILTTKRLIAGGEVLGIRVLDHIVIGDGAYASLRGMGLIEQ; translated from the coding sequence ATGCGTATCAAATCATTGCCTGAAGAGGAACGGCCGTTGGAAAAGCTTGTCGGCTCGGGTCAGAAGACTCTGTCGAACGCAGAGCTTCTGGCGCTGATCATTCATACGGGAATGCCGGGAGGCTCGGCCATACGCCTCGCGGAGGACGTTTTGAGTGTCTGTTCCCGGGGACTGTCTGATCTCGGCGCGATTGAGCTGGAGGAGCTGACGGAAATTCCGGGGATCGGCAAAGGCAAGGCCGCAGCCGTGCTGGCGGCGATTGAGCTGGGAAAACGTATCGCAACAAGTCCGGGAACCCGGCGGCTGTCCGCATCGTCCGCAGACGAGGTGGCGGGGCTGTTCATGGAAACGCTCCGGTATGAAAAGAAAGAGCATTTTAAGTCGGTCATGGTCAATTCCAGGGGAGATGTGATCTCAATTGATGATGTTTCTGTTGGAGAACTTTCCAGCGCGGTGGTTCACCCGCGGGAGGTATTTCGTCAGGCGGTGCGCAGAAGCGCTGCCGGACTGATCTTTGTGCACAATCACCCCAGCGGCGATCCCACGCCCAGCGAGGAAGACATCCTGACCACGAAGAGACTGATCGCGGGCGGAGAGGTTCTCGGGATTCGGGTGCTGGATCATATCGTGATAGGAGACGGCGCCTACGCCAGCCTCAGAGGCATGGGGCTTATAGAGCAATAG